The DNA sequence CTTTCACTTATTTCTCGTACGAATTCTATTGATTCGCACTGTTTTGGGAATTCACTGATGCAATTCTGCAGGGGATGACGCGTTAAAAATGATGCTTGGTACGGTGAAACGTAATCATAGGTAAGGCATATTGCCATTCACCTGACTGAGCCTACAGGTGACTGAGCCTACaggtggtttgcaaccaatctcaAGGGAAGAGAtgacaatgctgcaatgtacaattgtAACATTTATCTAATATTCCAAATAAGGTCAAAACAATCTCTCTCATCTCAAAGCACGATGAGATGAACATAATTAATCGAAGGTTAACATAGTAATCGTTAGAATTCAGCAGTTGTGGTATCAAATTGTCATTCGATAATTTTCGaatatcatcaattttttattcaattttgaaaGGAATATCTCTGACAATCTAGTAAGAGGTGGGTTTCGTCCTCAATTTTACTACTACTATTGCCACAGAGGGCACATGTTCTTTCATCGAGAGGGATTTTGTCGTACTTAACTGTTTCAACAtgtaaaggtggatttccactgtcgcgtaaattttacgtgcgtacggacgtaaactttaactggctttacgtgcgtaaattaaaatagaggtgatgtatgaaaagccgcgcgtaaacgtgaaagttgaacctcgctcaacttttacgtttacgcgcggcttttcgtacatcacctctattttaatttacgcacgtaaagccagttaaagtttacttccgtacgcacgtaaaaattacgcagcagtggaaatccaccttattttaatttacgcacgtaaagccagttaaagtttacgtccgtacgcacgtaaaaattacgcagcagtggaaatccaccttaagtTTTGATGGAGTGATAAAAGGTTAGTTTAATTACGAGAGTGCTAGAGCGGCTGGTCCCGATAAGAgatacatttctttttcatgagaTCTACGAGTTGCTTGATCTTTTTGTCACTCAGTGCCTGGTTAAAATCATATAAATTGGATAAAAACTGTTTTGACCACTGTTGTAATAAAAgctccgacgaagggctaacgctcgacaCGTCAGCTGatgtttttcaaactttctacggtggtaaaatttaaattatcaacGGCTCAGTTGATAAACCCAATTCAGTCTTGTTTATCaatctcccaccgacgcagcaccacactTTCCGTTTCGAAACTCTTCCCATCCTGATATTTGTAGATATTTTACTATTGATTTGTCATCTTTACCTTGTAATTGTGGATCTTTTTATTGATGTCAATTAACATGGAATATTTACCAAGTTCAGCTCTACTTGCTACCAGTGACGCTCTGTTATGTACTGCCAAATATCGTAGACAGAATTAATTGTTAACGTGCCTTTTCGATTGGAGTCACTGTCAGTGTTGTCCCAGGATTTGAAATCCGACTTAACAAAGGTACCTCAGACTTCACTAATAGAAGTTAAAATTGGTGATCATTTCAAGCCAtaaaatcaactgaaaatcTGGTCATTTCGTATCCTGGATAGGACGAGAACAACTGTGAAATATAtagaaaattaacaaaaaaaaacacgcacACACACACCAGTAAAGTgtgcaaaattattattttccgTAAAATATGCGACTTTGTGACTTTCTTGTCGCCAAGGTCATCATTGCGTAAGTTTTACAAAAAGGTCACAAATTTCTTCACCCAATTCTCACGTCGCCCTCGCAGATATAAAACAGTTGATTTTACGTCCTACagaccattaaaaaaaatggcagccaaatgtacaaaaattcaaaaacaaaaaagcacgtgcaaagcgtgcaaaactattttttagtattacatatgcaaattttgactTCGAGTCTTGTCGCCGTCTTTGTCGTGATTGCctttgccgtcgtcaaatcttaaactcaataatcaataattagggagtttaagatttgacgacggctcAGACTAATCCAGTTTCAGGGTTCTTCCtaaacattgtaaaatgcgaacaacatgggataatcgcaaaatagtcacagttgcgcaagtgtttattttcaagtgaggTTTTTCTTGCCGGctccgtcatcattgctaaaactccctattgttGACAGAAGCAcactgcaaatggactggtggAAGCGCCTTTGAAGTAAATGCAGCggagaatgaaatatttactgttgtgtgctCACGTTGTCGCCAAAACCTTAAAATTGGAAATtccacgttgtcatttggcataCTACGTCGAAGAATTATATTAAAGTGCGCGCGTGACACAGGTGCAGCACgatcattcaaccaatcagattattgttttctggcgtcatCGTTACCGTTGctgtcgtccttgcttaagctccctactccCTAAGTTAAATGTCACGTCCCCGTATTGAACAACTGAAGTGACTCGATTAGTGATTGCGAAATATCGTTGACAGAATTAATTGTTAACGTGCATTTTCGATTAGAGTCACTGTGTTGTCCTAGGATTTGAAATCCGACTTAACAAAGGTACCCCAGACTTCACtaataaaagttaaaattggTGATCATTTCAAGCCAcaaaatcaactgaaaatcTGATTATTTCGTATCCTGGATAGGACTGTGAAATATATAGAAAATGAACACAAAAAAAcacgcacacacacacattcacccgtaaaatatgcaaaatcattattttccGTGATCAGTAAAATACGCGAATTTGTGACTTTCTTGTCACCATGGTCATGATTGCTTAAGTTTTGCAAAAAGGTCGCAAATTTCTTCGCCCAATGGCTCACGTCGTCCTCGCAGCTGTAAAACAGTTGATTTTACGTCCTGGAGAGCATGAGAATGGCttcgaaatgtacaaaaacaaaaaagcacgtgcaaagcgtgcaaaactatttcTTTAGTATTAAATATGCAAGTTTGTGACTTCGAGTCTTGTTGCGGTCGTTGTCGTGAttgtttaaccctttcatgtccaaggggttccccactgacgagtaaaatagtctggcgttagacagagtttaatcaagtgtcatgagtgcgcctacgtacctgaaagggttaaattctAACAACGTCACGTGTAACTACTGAACTCAAGAAATGCaaacagaaaataattaacattattttaactTGAATTTTCGGCTGAGTATTATAGATAATGGACTTCAACAAGTGGAATCCCTTCTGGGCAACTTGCTTTGTCGTACTGGCTTTCCTTATCATCGTTGGAAACTCTCTTACCATCGCAACACTTCTGAGAAAAAAGTTTCGCAAAGGTCCTCATCTCTTGTTGATCAGTTTGGCCGTTGCAGATCTGTTAGTTGGATGCACGATTCCACCGTCTGCGGTCGGAATGGATATGCTTTCGCACAAACCAGAGATTCTATTATTCATTTGGCCCGTGTCCTTATTTGTTATTGTGTCTTCGGTATTCCATTTACCTCTGATTTCTCTTGAACGACTTCACGCGACTCTTCGGCCATTTCGTCATCGACAGCTTACTCGGAAAGTCTACTGGGTTGCCATAGCTACGCCATGGATCATTTCCGCCTCCTTCGCAATTCCAAGATTCGCGCTAAGAAGGTTCATCCAGCCTTCGGATGAGGTATTCTTCGTAATAGCTTTTGCAACAATTCCGTTACTGATTACGTGTTTTTCCTACTTTGTAATCTGGAAAAAGACTAGGCAAAGTCGCGATAAGGTCAAAAGTTTTAGGCAAAAGAAAGAAGCAAGATTCTTGAGGATCATTTTCACCGTAACGGCAGCATCTTTTGCAACATGGCTGCCTTTTCAGTTGTATAAGATTGTCGTGGGTTTGTCGCCCAATGTGTTCCTTCCTTTTTCAGCCACTTCTTTTATTTCCCTCCTTCAATTTAGCAATTCTTTTGTCAACTTTGTCGTCTACTTTCTTAGGTTTCCTAATTATAGGAAGGCTTTGCTTTCCAGTGTCTTTTGTATAGCGCCGCGTCACGAAACCATAACAAATCCCCTTCCCCCACCCCAGCCCTCCTCGGGCGTGTGAATTTTTATAATCAACATTCAGTATTGCTGCGTATCAAGAAATGGGTCTTAAACACGTGAACAAAAGCTCTTGTAATCGGGTGTGAACATGGCCTTAAAAGGCAATTTTTGAAAGAATAGAGGGAAAAACAATAGCACGCTAAACGCTAAGGGAAATTCAATTTCCCGATTATTGCCCCAGCgagaaatttgaatattcgGAAAAAGCAAGGCAATGACAAATTTGCCCAAGAGGAAGAGTAATATATATTTAGCTCGACACGAACAGCTACGTAGGGGTAGTTAGTCGGTAAACCGAATGTCACGTGACTCGAAAGATTTTCACGGGAAAGATTGGTACCTTTTATTTACTCAGGTTACAGCTTGGCTTGAAGAAATCCATTTCATAGCTTCTTTTATCTTCGCACACCGGTTTATTCACCAACTCAATGTGAGAAAATTTCACGGAATCTATTTTAAATCATGAGGCGTAATGAATTAGTGTATTTTAAgggcgcgttcgattgacactattctggaataagaataaacagAATAGCCTctagatttttctttggagtgAAATGTAGGACGATTTctcaacaaaattttgttgggAAACGATGCTGCAAATCTTCTTTATATTCTGAtcacatcaaaattctcgttAACATGATTTTTAGACGTAAGTCTTCGCATTTTTCTTCCCGAATTAGGccaatcgaacgcaccctaaATCTCGTGCTGCGTGTATTTCATTTGGATACAAACAGATTACAATAGGTTTTGAAACAGTCTTCCATGATGATTCTTGTATGCGGCAgtttgacaaatttttca is a window from the Acropora palmata chromosome 1, jaAcrPala1.3, whole genome shotgun sequence genome containing:
- the LOC141859865 gene encoding allatostatin-A receptor-like isoform X1; this encodes MDFNKWNPFWATCFVVLAFLIIVGNSLTIATLLRKKFRKGPHLLLISLAVADLLVGCTIPPSAVGMDMLSHKPEILLFIWPVSLFVIVSSVFHLPLISLERLHATLRPFRHRQLTRKVYWVAIATPWIISASFAIPRFALRRFIQPSDEVFFVIAFATIPLLITCFSYFVIWKKTRQSRDKVKSFRQKKEARFLRIIFTVTAASFATWLPFQLYKIVVGLSPNVFLPFSATSFISLLQFSNSFVNFVVYFLRFPNYRKALLSSVFCIAPRHETITNPLPPPQPSSGV